The Glycine soja cultivar W05 chromosome 9, ASM419377v2, whole genome shotgun sequence sequence gttatcttgagaaaagtgttgatgcgcaatgttaaagagaaagtgtaggtttcctatttaggaaccaatgttaaagagaaaatgtaagtttcctatttaggaaccagtgttaaactgtagcgcaattgtgttaaacgtgtttaaaacacgagtgtgatgtcgtgggtattgtataattcatgaacagtGTCTACTtgcaaaaatgattttaggggttggacctaaatcaggagggagaggtcctaacggactcttcggagtgtaggccttgggggtcacttagtttgagtgctcctttaagcctatattgatcccatatggttggagcactctcgcaaaacactgtgaccctgactggtctccttatgattttacttagtaagagtgacctgacatacccattgtatggtgtgtcttgttatgtactcctaagcgccccggggtgatttttcactgacatggtaccacattgcatataggcttgagtcttagcataactatctCATGCGCttgttaattgtttattatgaaattgatgtgttattatgtcttgatcggagtgtgtgattcttgtgtattgtgattgatgattgaaaggtgtgattgatgattgagaagtgaattttgaatgacaaagtggtggaattacgtgagttatgtttaagtaagttttattttatttatatgatatgtatatctagttgtcttgcttctctattagttaggaatgtaatAACTCACTCCcagtgtgttgtttgtgtttggatcctatgatgatctcaaaccttgtgttcgtgggagcagatgaataagtggatgactatgaagaacctgatgctagaggacacgggaacacaatgctctgataggatgtgacattagggtatAGGTTTTATGTTGATTGTATGAAGTtttagacgaccttgtttttagctgaagtgaatttattatttatttggacaagttttattatgatgttagaaaggtgaatgtgagccttttacccttttgaaagacttgtatttaaatgttttaaaaaacttttaattaagtttgatttcttattaatatatatatatatatatatatatatatatatatatatatatatatatatatatatatatatatatatatatatatatatatatatatgtatgtatgtatggggtagagggtgtcacaacatTATAATTCACCATTCTTAACCTCAGTTATCTCTATTCCAAATCTAACCATCACTGACCTTCCTCAACGACCCCACTCACCCATCATCACCTCACCCGATTCACTTCCCAATTCCTTAACCCAAAATGATACCTCATCACCCAATCAACCTGTGAGTCCTTTTCCTTCCATCTCAACCACAATACAACTCCCTCACCAATCACCTATACATGTTTCATCTTCATCTTAGTCACTTGCAACGGATTCTCCTTCACAGTCTTCAACTTTGGCAGTGCCAAACCATCCCATGATCACTCGTGGAAAAGTTGGAAAAGTCAAACCCAAGAAGTTTTTTTCTATGTCTAAGCATCCACTACCCCCAGCAGACGAACCAACGTGTGTTCCAAAGCATTACAATGTCATGACTGAAAACAAGCTATGTCTAAAGAATTTATAGCCCTTATGACCAATGGCACATGGTCCCTAGTTCCTAATCAACCGCACTTTAATGTCATTGGGCACAAATGGATGTTTCGCTTGAAAAGAAATCAAGATGGATCCATTGCACGTCACAAAGTACGACTTGTTGCTAAAGGCTTTCATCAATGACCAGGTATTGATTATAAAGACAATTTTAGTCTACTTATCAAAcctcaaacaataaaaaatagtctTGTGCATTGCTCTTTCAAAAGGTTGGTCCTAACACAAATGGATGTTAATAATGCATTCTTGCACGGTACGATCTCTGAAGATGTTTACATGCACCAACCTCAAGGATTTGTTGATCCTACATTCCCTCATCATGTGTGCAAGCTCCATAAGCCCTATATGGTCTAAAGTAGACACCTCGAGCTTGGTACCATGCATTAAAATCCTTTGTGGTTGCCTATGAATTTTTCAATAACAAATTCGATTCTTCACTCTTTATTTACAAGCACGATAATGCCATTGCCTATTTTTTGGTATATGTTGATGATTTCCTTCTTACGGGCAATGATGACAATTTTGTAAGTCAATTTAAGGTTGATCTTGCTGCCAAATTTTCTCTCAAAGATCTTGGTAGACCGAGTCACTTTCTTGGTGTCGAACTCATTCCTACATCTAGTGGAATTTTCTTGTCTCAACAACATTATATTAGAGACATACTGTAGAAAGGAAATATGGCTGATGCCAAGCCAATAGGCACTCCAATGTCTACCACTTGCTCACTTGGCACTAATGATGATATACCTAGCTGTGACTCCTCTTTCTTTTGCAGTCTCATTAGATCCTTGCACTACTTATCCATCACCAGATCGGATGTGGCTTTTGCTGTCAAtaagttatcacaatacatgcAAGCACCCTTATCCATTCACATGCAAGCTCTCAAGCGCATTCTACGTTATCTCAAGCACATCATTTTCCATGGTATCCACCTTGTTGCTACAAGAAATCTTGATCTCATTGCATTTTGCAATGCGGATTGGGGTGGTGACAATGTTGATTGGAAGTCTACTAGTGCCTACATTGTTTATCTTGGCCCTAATGCCATTTCATGGTCATGCAAAAAACAGTTCACAATTGCGAGATCTTCCACTAAGGCCGAATATCGCACAATCGGAACCACCACGTCTGAACTCTTATGGATTCAACAACTTCTCATGGAGCTTGGGATCTAAATACCTAAACAGACAAACATCTTCTCAAATAACATTGGTGCTACGTATCTCTGTGCAAACCCAGTGTTCCATTCACAAATGAAGCATTTAGTTATTGACTACCACTTCATTTGTGATATTATTGCCAAAGGTGAACTCGCAGTGTCTCATGTACTTTCAAGTCACCAACTAACAAACTTGCTCACAAAGCCTCTCTCTCGATCACGACGTGAGTTCCTTGTCTCCAAGGTTGGTGTCGTTGACCACTCCTCCATCTTGCTGGGGCGTATTAGTACATCCACATGTGTTGCTCCTTGATTCTCTCCTTCAGCCCTTCATTCTAGTACCAATTACTTATtcaaaatattgtataattaaCTGACCATTATGATATGGATTTGTTGTCTTATTCTCAGTCATTTTGTTGCTTTATTTCTAGCTTATCTTAATTACTAATTGCCAACACAAGCTTCTATTTATTCTCATGTTATAAACATGTAAAACATACAATTGGAATACACAAACTATTATTACATTCTACAATAATAATTAACTGATTCACTTCAATgagtataatatttaaaaataaataaatgttataaaaaaaaactccctatatgtaattttaatcaattaaactagTTTTTCCATAATTTCCCGACATCATGGGGACTGAAGACTCTCAGGGGTAGACAACCATAACATCCACCAAAATATGAAGCTTCAAACTATTTCATATACCATATGACATCATTTTCGAGATTCCTCATTCTAAAATAAACTTCACCCCGACATTGTCTCTACTCAAATTTTGCATTTCCCTCTTTTTGGGTATGTGTTTGGATGTTAATAAAATATGGAAAGTgagaaagttttatttttactttggaTTCCTATTTGTAAATGTTATTTTGATGGGTGGTGTTTGGTTTGTAAatgctatttttttcttgtgttttgAGGTCATTGCATAACTTCAAATGGTGGCATTTTAGTGCGGCAAGGCTTCAGTTGGAGAATTTTTTATGGATACATGCGTTTGGAGTGAAGGATTTCTTCTATTGGCTCTACACATGGTAGGTTTTTGTTTGAGTTTGTTGTAGATAATGAATATAgagacaagatttttttttcaaatggtcCTCGTGCAAATTCCCATGTGCAATGAGAAAGAGGTAATGAGGTAATGAGGAGTTGAGGCTTGTTCAAGCGAGATGgtcctttttttttggtaatttaaggaaagtaaaagagattacAAAACAGAATAATCAAATTCTAAATGAGCTAAAATCCCCGTAAGGGAAAAAAATCCAACATTACATCAGCAACAAAGTAGCTGAACCCCATCTTGCAAGTGTATGAGTTACAATATTAGCCTCCTTGGAACTGTTTGAAGATCCACTTGCCACTTCCTCTGCAAAAGAATGCCAATTTCACTAGCAACATCAATATTAGTGACGAAAAACACAATTAACCCTTATAGTTggcctaattatttttttaatccatcaATTTGTGATAAGTCTGGTCTTTTAGtcccttaaaattaaatttgttttagtaAGTGAATTTGGAAAATTACTTTTCTAGTCCTTCCCATGAGTTTGCACCAAACAGAAAATAAtacattgataatttttttttatcatttttaattttcataatttggtttttaattttagttggtATAATTTGTATTTGAAAATCGTCAAAAATTGtcaatattgttattttttatatgtcacACATTAATGgtaggaaatattttttaaaaaattcaagactaaaaaaataaatttaaatttgaaagcctaaaaaaattcaaattgaaagacTAAAACATCTATTAAgtccttatatttttataaaaagataaataaatatagacttaaatatgctttaggtctattataaattaatgaattttgttttggatttctaatatttttttgtgttgagttcttaataaaatattttgtccttctaatatatctatttttcaatttactccatgtaattctttgtttattttatattaattccaataaaaaatatttgatagagACTAACAATAAATGATCTATATATTTTAGGgggaaaacacaaaaatagatatattagaataactaaaataaaataataaggacaaaaaacaaaagatttaCTTTATTAGTAATTCaacccaaagaaaaaaaattattaacaaccTAAAAGAAATATGCTAATTTATTAAGAACCTATAACATATTTAAGCCATGaatatatgatttaaatatCTTCTTAGTCtatgtaatttaataatttttttgtccttgtaatttttttaatctttataaattatatttattttattttttttatctttaaagcaCCTTAGATAAcacttttttcaacaaaaaataaaataaatataatttgtaaggattaaaaataaaaatatatatttacaaggacaaaaagaaaaaaaaatactaaattgcaaatattaaaaaaacattcgataaataataaaattcacctCGAAAGTGTCTATATCAATCcttcaaagataaaaaattcaaatctaatttttaaatgtgtATACAATGTAATAAATTAGtcctataaataatttaatgacaaattatgtttgaattttataacttaatatcaaattaatctaCATAAATACAACTtagtatcaaattaataatattataataataaaataatctcacaataattattatattttttacagatgcatattgtatttattttattttatttttggggaCTAGTAATTTGTTACTGCAAAGCCTAAATAGTAAATAATACATGGTAGCCCGAAGAATGACCGAACGAGTCCTTGGTTAACCCGTGGCAAGGGAGAAGCAgcagataataataaaaacactcGTGCCGCACCTTCGTCTTCCCCAATGCTTCTTTCCACACGCATCTCGGAAGCCCTTCTCTTCATCACATAGATACTTTCGCTATCGCACCAAGTAACCCTTATTATTCCAATCCACCCTCGCCACTCCTTCGATCCGAATCATCTTTTCCGCCCACACACAGTGAGTTAATCTTATTTTCATTCACTCTCTAATCTCTTCCacctttcataattttattgcaTTGTTGTTTCATCTCCTGTTTCCACCGGATCAAGATCCTCTTGTTTCTCTGTTTCAATTTGGATTCGAATTCAGTTAATCTCGTTTTCACTGTCAGGgttgtgtttttattattattatttttatttgatttgatatttCTGCAGAGTTGGGtttttttgatataattgataATGGGTGATAGCAGTGTTCCATCTGGGTCTCCAAATGCAAAATCAGATCTTGTTGACAGAGACTTGGCGGTTTCCAACAACGCGTCGTCGTTGGAAACCATTGTGCAAAGTTTCCAAGATTCAATGTCTCTTGGTAAGAGACACAAGTTCTGGGAAACTCAGCCTGTGGGGCAATACAAGGATGTTGGGGACTCAAGTTTGCCTGAGGGCCCGATTGAGCCCCCGACACCTTTGTCCGAGGTTAAGCAGGAGCCTTACAACCTTCCCAGTGCTTATGAGTGGACAACATGTGACATGGACTCTGAGGAAATCTGTGATGAGGTTTATGCCCTTCTCAAGAATAACTATGTTGAGGATGATGAGAACATGTTCAGGTTCAACTATTCCAAGGAGTTTCTCAGTTGGGCGTTGCGTGTTCCGGGCTATTACCAGAGTTGGCACATTGGCGTGAGAGCCAAGACGTCAAAGAAGTTGGTTGCTTTCATCAGTGGCATCCCCGCCAGGATCAGGGTTAATGAGGAGGTTGTGAAGATGGCCGAGATCAATTTCTTGTGTGTTCATAAGAAGCTCAGGTCAAAGAGACTTGCACCTGTTATGATCAAGGAGGTCACCAGGAGGGTTCATTTGGAGAATATTTGGCAGGCGGCCTATACGGCTGGAGTTGTTCTTCCAACGCCAATCACGACTTGTCAATATTGGCACCGATCGTTGAATCCGAAGAAGCTAATTGATGTTGGGTTTTCAAGGCTTGGTGCTAGGATGACGATGAGCCGCACTATAAAGCTTTACAAATTGCCTGATTCAACGGTTACTCCTGGATTCAGGAAAATGGAGCTTCGGGATGTCCCTGCTGTTACTCGGCTGCTTAGGAACTACTTGAGCCAGTTTGTTGTTGCACCTGATTTTGATGAAAATGATGTTGAACATTGGCTTCTTCCCAATGAGAATGTGGTGGATAGTTTCTTGGTTGAGAGTCCAGAGAATCATGAGATCACAGACTTCTGCAGCTTCTATACTCTTCCTTCTTCCATCCTTGGAAATCAAAATTACTCAATTTTGAAAGCTGCTTATTCTTATTATAATGTCTCCACCAAAACTCCGCTGACCCAGTTGATGAATGATGTGCTGATTGTAGCAAAGCAAAAGGATTTTGATGTTTTCAATGCCTTGGATGTAATGCACAATGAGAGTTTCCTCAAAGAACTCAAGTTTGGACCAGGAGATGGACAGCTTCACTACTACTTGTACAATTATAGGATTCGTAGTGCCTTGAAACCATCTGGACTTGGACTTGTGCTCTTGTAGTTTGATACTATTCAGTTTTGGTTTCACTATGTAATTGGTAAAACCattcatttgttttgttttattagcTTGTTGTTTCAACATTATTTCTTGTTCCTTTCAAATATTGGCAATTAACATATTAGGTTTTCAGGGTATGTGAGAGCCCATCTTATGGCAGACTTTCTGCTAATATGCTTATACTGCAAAATTCTGAAGTTGTTAACTTGTTATGGTCTGCTGCTTCAATTTCCTATTTTCTCTATTTCCTTCTGAAGTTTCTCTTTCTCTATGCATGATTGCATGTATAAGTAGTTCTTATTTCTGACAAAATTCATCCTATCAAGTTTTTATTGCTGTTTGGCCACATATGTCCTTTTGCTGATGAGTATGGCTGGCTGGCTACATTTGCTCATATAATCTTTCATTTGATCCAATTCGTTGTTTAATAGGTGTGTATGCTTAtctatatagatttttttagtgGTTAATTGAATGTTTTCCCATGGGATATATTGCCATCTACTTTTGCTTAATAGTAGACTTCATTATTAAGGAACAGTTAAGTTAGCTTTCAATGCAAGGCATAGTTTTTATGAAGATACAGGACTAGCGTCTAACTGGCCAGCAGGGGTAAGACCTAACTCTCACATGTTAGCCAGGGCTGACTTGACTTGTTCACATGTTTTGTGATCGGTTTGAACTTTGGGAAAACATTTTCTTTGTCCCAAATAATTGCATGCAAATCACATTGTTTGcactt is a genomic window containing:
- the LOC114367920 gene encoding glycylpeptide N-tetradecanoyltransferase 1-like, translated to MGDSSVPSGSPNAKSDLVDRDLAVSNNASSLETIVQSFQDSMSLGKRHKFWETQPVGQYKDVGDSSLPEGPIEPPTPLSEVKQEPYNLPSAYEWTTCDMDSEEICDEVYALLKNNYVEDDENMFRFNYSKEFLSWALRVPGYYQSWHIGVRAKTSKKLVAFISGIPARIRVNEEVVKMAEINFLCVHKKLRSKRLAPVMIKEVTRRVHLENIWQAAYTAGVVLPTPITTCQYWHRSLNPKKLIDVGFSRLGARMTMSRTIKLYKLPDSTVTPGFRKMELRDVPAVTRLLRNYLSQFVVAPDFDENDVEHWLLPNENVVDSFLVESPENHEITDFCSFYTLPSSILGNQNYSILKAAYSYYNVSTKTPLTQLMNDVLIVAKQKDFDVFNALDVMHNESFLKELKFGPGDGQLHYYLYNYRIRSALKPSGLGLVLL